A single genomic interval of Candidatus Bathyarchaeota archaeon harbors:
- a CDS encoding translation initiation factor IF-2 subunit beta — MKSYKELLKRAQSQLPQEKDTRERFEIPRVRSSVIGMRTYIHNFKEIADTLNRDPRHLMKFLTNEMATAATLEETRATFQGKFPHNTLERLVRIYTENFVICPVCKRPDTRIVKEKRLFFLVCEACGAKSSVKAV, encoded by the coding sequence ATGAAAAGCTACAAAGAACTTCTAAAGCGTGCTCAATCTCAACTTCCACAGGAAAAAGACACTAGGGAACGCTTTGAAATTCCTAGAGTGCGTTCCTCTGTAATCGGTATGCGCACTTACATCCATAACTTCAAGGAAATCGCAGACACACTAAATCGCGACCCACGTCATTTGATGAAATTTTTGACAAATGAAATGGCTACAGCTGCCACCTTGGAAGAGACACGTGCCACTTTTCAGGGTAAGTTTCCCCATAATACACTTGAACGCTTAGTACGCATATACACTGAAAACTTCGTCATATGCCCTGTTTGCAAGCGTCCAGATACGAGAATCGTGAAAGAGAAGCGTCTCTTCTTTTTAGTGTGTGAGGCGTGTGGCGCAAAATCATCAGTAAAAGCAGTCTAA
- a CDS encoding DUF424 family protein, with the protein MDVYINLQRRRECILLAMCDANMLGKTLKQGKIVFHIREEFYKGALVSLEEAVDLIQQSTIVNMIGRRIVKKAVEKGLVHPDAVLEIAGVPHAQIVKV; encoded by the coding sequence TTGGACGTTTACATAAACCTGCAGAGACGGAGAGAATGTATCCTGCTGGCAATGTGCGATGCTAACATGTTAGGTAAAACTTTGAAACAAGGGAAAATAGTCTTCCATATCCGCGAAGAATTCTACAAGGGCGCCTTAGTCAGCCTAGAAGAGGCTGTAGACTTGATTCAGCAATCAACTATAGTTAACATGATTGGACGAAGAATCGTTAAAAAAGCTGTAGAAAAGGGGTTAGTGCATCCAGATGCTGTTCTAGAGATTGCAGGCGTTCCCCACGCTCAAATTGTGAAAGTATAG
- a CDS encoding serine protein kinase RIO, with the protein MSERKAMKRLARKEDRYEREQRLLRKDLSSERMVMEEVFDKSTLMTIYELLNKGTIDEIHGVVKAGKEARIYWGKDRDGKELAIKIYLTVAAEFKKGKLQYIEGDPRFRHVRHDTRSLVFAWATKEFKNLHLALRAKVKVPRPIAIRKNVLVMQFIGKNGYPAPELKELPPKNPEFIYNELLEYVRRLYQRVELVHSDISEYNVMVWRGKPVLFDMAQAVLLSHPMATTFLKRDLQNLNRYFKRLGVRVLSVDETYRKVTENGNA; encoded by the coding sequence ATGTCTGAACGCAAAGCAATGAAACGCCTTGCCCGCAAGGAAGACCGTTACGAGCGGGAGCAACGGTTGCTGCGTAAAGACCTTTCATCTGAACGAATGGTTATGGAAGAAGTTTTCGACAAATCCACTCTTATGACGATATATGAGCTCTTAAACAAAGGGACAATAGACGAAATCCACGGCGTTGTAAAAGCTGGAAAAGAGGCAAGAATTTATTGGGGAAAAGATCGAGATGGGAAAGAGCTAGCTATCAAGATTTATTTAACAGTAGCAGCAGAGTTCAAAAAAGGCAAACTCCAATACATCGAAGGCGATCCCAGATTTAGGCATGTAAGACATGACACGCGATCCCTAGTTTTTGCGTGGGCAACGAAAGAATTCAAAAACTTGCACCTAGCTCTAAGAGCAAAAGTCAAAGTTCCTAGACCTATTGCAATAAGAAAAAACGTGTTAGTAATGCAATTCATAGGTAAAAATGGTTATCCCGCCCCAGAATTGAAAGAATTGCCTCCTAAAAATCCCGAATTCATTTACAATGAGCTCTTGGAATATGTCAGAAGACTCTACCAGAGAGTAGAACTGGTTCACAGCGACATAAGTGAATACAACGTAATGGTATGGAGAGGCAAACCGGTTCTTTTCGACATGGCACAGGCTGTCCTTCTTTCCCATCCCATGGCAACCACTTTTCTTAAACGTGACCTGCAAAATCTTAACCGATACTTCAAAAGGCTAGGAGTAAGAGTATTATCAGTTGATGAGACGTACAGGAAAGTCACAGAGAATGGCAATGCCTAG
- a CDS encoding KH domain-containing protein has product MPSTFVKIPKSRIGALIGPNASTKELIERRLGIRLEVNSESGDVSINLAPKTADPSMLFRAKEVILAIGRGFSPEKAGRLLDDDEAMLIIIDLRDFVGKSESDIKRLSGRIIGRDGKTRRFIEELTDAYVSVYGHTISIIGAIEEAEIARQAIEMFIRGRLHRSVYRFLHAKRRELKKKKMELWKRPYKKI; this is encoded by the coding sequence ATGCCTAGCACTTTTGTGAAAATCCCCAAAAGCCGTATAGGTGCTCTCATTGGCCCGAATGCGTCCACAAAAGAGCTTATTGAAAGAAGACTTGGGATACGGCTTGAAGTCAACAGTGAAAGTGGCGACGTAAGCATTAACCTTGCGCCCAAAACAGCCGATCCTTCAATGCTTTTCAGGGCAAAAGAAGTCATTTTGGCCATTGGCAGAGGTTTCTCTCCAGAGAAAGCTGGAAGGCTCTTGGATGACGATGAGGCTATGCTAATAATTATTGATTTGAGGGATTTTGTCGGAAAATCGGAGTCTGACATTAAGCGGTTGAGTGGGAGAATTATTGGTAGAGATGGAAAGACTAGGAGATTTATTGAGGAACTGACGGACGCCTATGTGTCAGTGTATGGCCATACAATTAGCATTATTGGCGCTATTGAAGAGGCTGAAATTGCTCGACAAGCTATAGAGATGTTTATTCGCGGACGTTTGCACAGGTCGGTGTATAGATTTTTGCACGCAAAGAGGAGAGAGTTGAAGAAAAAAAAGATGGAGCTGTGGAAAAGACCCTACAAGAAAATTTGA
- a CDS encoding DNA topoisomerase VI subunit B has product MVSQAFEEISPADFFYRNRDIAGFTNPSRAIFASIRELVENSLDAAELVGVPPDIYVRLAYGEGGPESGVYKLRVEDNGSGITSRHIPSAFGQVLFGSKYKLKQSRGTFGLGGTMAVLYGQITTHKPAYVVSSTGSTKVYQYSIMIDIQRNRPIILERKVLINKEQWHGTIVEFNLEGDYFRAMPKIVEYLKQTALVNPYANITFVDPKGRLYKFTRVTTKMPPSPKETLPHPYGVDVETVKRLIQVTPHRNMVDFMRTHFHRVSERIVHKFLEFAAIPKTRNPKKLGPQDIVRLVQRMKRFEEFRPPSASCLSPLGEELLRAGILKELKPEFIAVCQRKPSTYAGHPFIVEAAIAYGGDIPKRGDFVLYRFANRIPLLYDEASDVSFRVVKSMNWRRYKVSQDMPVAVLVHICSTKIPYKTVGKEFIADRPEVKREILNGIRGAARHLQRFLSKREHVEREKRRLSVFSKYLPKIAKFSTQLAGREKEPDIRKLLESVNIIGGKEAGK; this is encoded by the coding sequence ATGGTAAGTCAGGCGTTCGAAGAAATTAGTCCAGCCGACTTCTTTTATCGTAACCGCGACATAGCAGGTTTCACAAATCCATCCCGCGCTATATTCGCCTCCATAAGAGAACTGGTAGAAAACTCGTTAGATGCCGCAGAACTCGTAGGAGTCCCTCCAGACATATATGTTCGCTTAGCTTATGGTGAAGGTGGCCCAGAGTCAGGAGTGTACAAGCTGAGAGTTGAAGACAATGGATCAGGAATCACCTCACGCCACATCCCCTCAGCTTTTGGACAAGTGCTTTTTGGCTCAAAGTACAAACTGAAGCAGTCTAGGGGAACCTTCGGACTAGGTGGCACAATGGCTGTTCTCTACGGACAAATTACTACTCACAAGCCTGCCTACGTAGTCTCCAGCACAGGCTCCACGAAAGTTTATCAATATAGCATAATGATTGATATTCAAAGGAACAGGCCGATTATTCTGGAACGCAAAGTTTTGATAAATAAGGAACAATGGCATGGAACAATCGTAGAGTTTAACCTTGAAGGCGACTATTTCCGCGCTATGCCAAAGATCGTGGAATACTTGAAGCAAACTGCACTAGTAAATCCTTACGCCAACATAACCTTTGTCGACCCGAAGGGACGCTTGTACAAGTTCACACGTGTAACAACGAAGATGCCGCCTTCACCTAAAGAAACCTTACCTCACCCCTATGGCGTGGACGTGGAAACCGTTAAGCGCCTCATACAAGTGACGCCGCATCGAAACATGGTAGATTTTATGAGAACCCATTTTCATCGAGTCAGCGAAAGGATAGTACACAAATTTCTGGAGTTTGCTGCCATTCCAAAGACAAGAAATCCAAAGAAGTTGGGTCCTCAAGACATTGTGAGGCTTGTGCAAAGGATGAAGCGCTTTGAAGAGTTCCGACCGCCAAGTGCCAGTTGTCTGTCACCTCTTGGGGAAGAATTGTTAAGGGCTGGAATTTTGAAGGAATTGAAACCAGAATTTATAGCAGTTTGTCAACGTAAACCTTCCACTTATGCAGGTCATCCTTTCATTGTAGAAGCGGCAATAGCTTATGGCGGAGACATTCCAAAAAGAGGTGATTTTGTGCTCTACCGTTTTGCCAATCGTATTCCGCTTCTCTATGATGAAGCGAGTGATGTGTCGTTTCGTGTCGTTAAAAGTATGAATTGGCGTAGATACAAGGTCTCACAAGACATGCCTGTAGCTGTGCTAGTTCATATCTGCAGTACGAAAATTCCATACAAAACTGTGGGCAAAGAGTTTATTGCAGATAGACCTGAAGTGAAAAGGGAAATCCTGAACGGCATACGAGGAGCAGCTCGACATCTCCAACGATTTTTGTCAAAACGTGAACACGTGGAAAGGGAGAAGAGAAGATTAAGTGTGTTTTCAAAATATTTGCCAAAGATCGCCAAGTTTTCCACACAACTTGCCGGTAGAGAGAAAGAACCTGACATTAGAAAGCTGTTAGAGAGTGTGAATATCATTGGAGGAAAAGAAGCAGGAAAATAA
- a CDS encoding DNA topoisomerase IV subunit A: MSLEEKKQENNISALEKKEAAVYLEKFGETLYHQMEQGEFPWIKMPSRSTENICYSPELRQYILGERKVKRSTRNIRHIRPFTQLVWTAFFAHQLSTQRKTSTLRDVYYSAQAYNMSFKDQSESDNVITDLETVIGLPREDFNVFPEERSAIFGDLTIEYTVPGYEGRQMNLTSHPDGLMIGPALTYSEFVKTSADKVIAIEKGGLFTRFIEENVHKKYNALIVLTAGQAPRSTRHFIRRLNKELELPVCILTDADPWGMHIAMVIISGSANAAHLRGLTTPDAKWSGVWATDIIDYKLPSDPLTEIDMKRLHELHRDPRYKDELWQREIKTFMKIRKKAEQEAFSRYGLTYIVDEYLPAKLEAIK, from the coding sequence ATATCATTGGAGGAAAAGAAGCAGGAAAATAACATTTCAGCATTAGAGAAGAAGGAAGCAGCTGTATACTTAGAAAAGTTTGGTGAAACACTTTATCACCAAATGGAGCAAGGCGAGTTCCCGTGGATCAAGATGCCCAGCCGCTCCACAGAAAATATTTGCTACAGCCCAGAGCTTCGCCAGTACATCTTAGGAGAGAGAAAAGTCAAGCGAAGCACTCGTAACATCCGTCACATCCGCCCCTTCACACAGCTAGTTTGGACAGCTTTCTTTGCCCATCAACTCTCAACTCAACGCAAAACCTCAACCCTCCGAGACGTTTACTATTCAGCCCAAGCCTACAATATGTCCTTCAAGGACCAATCAGAGTCAGACAACGTGATCACAGATTTGGAAACAGTAATAGGTCTTCCCAGAGAAGACTTCAATGTCTTCCCAGAAGAACGTTCAGCCATCTTCGGCGACCTAACAATCGAATACACCGTGCCAGGCTATGAAGGAAGACAGATGAATCTGACATCGCATCCAGATGGACTAATGATAGGCCCAGCTTTGACATACAGCGAGTTCGTGAAAACCAGCGCAGACAAAGTAATTGCTATCGAGAAAGGCGGCCTATTCACAAGGTTTATCGAAGAAAACGTGCACAAAAAATACAATGCACTGATTGTTTTAACCGCAGGGCAAGCTCCTCGATCTACTCGCCATTTCATTCGCAGACTCAACAAGGAGTTGGAATTACCGGTCTGCATTTTGACGGATGCAGACCCATGGGGGATGCACATTGCCATGGTCATAATTTCTGGTTCAGCCAACGCTGCACATCTTCGAGGCTTAACAACACCTGACGCCAAATGGAGCGGTGTTTGGGCAACGGATATAATCGATTATAAGTTGCCAAGCGACCCTTTGACCGAAATCGACATGAAACGGCTTCACGAGTTGCACCGAGACCCACGCTACAAAGACGAGCTGTGGCAACGGGAAATAAAGACTTTCATGAAAATTCGGAAAAAGGCAGAGCAGGAAGCATTCAGTCGTTATGGCCTCACATACATTGTAGATGAGTATCTACCAGCTAAACTAGAGGCAATAAAATAA
- a CDS encoding Hsp20/alpha crystallin family protein has product MVDYYEDDEVFRDISSFYNRLMERMFREIQDFEKAVSSRQLKGNWDIKPINKPGIKGYVARGQFQLSGAPIHLPRHAKEEDREPLTDVFEEKELVKMYMELPGVEKSDIQLNLVSGSVEVRAKNFSKTVNLATSNVDLEKATASYKNGVLEVTIPKIQKAVGDKKRRTMRIE; this is encoded by the coding sequence ATGGTAGACTATTACGAAGACGATGAAGTTTTTCGGGACATTAGCAGCTTCTATAATCGGTTGATGGAGCGCATGTTCAGGGAAATTCAGGATTTCGAAAAGGCTGTTAGCAGTAGACAGCTTAAGGGCAATTGGGACATTAAACCAATTAACAAGCCTGGCATAAAAGGGTATGTTGCCCGGGGACAATTTCAACTCAGCGGCGCGCCAATACATCTTCCAAGGCATGCTAAGGAAGAAGATCGGGAGCCGTTAACAGATGTTTTCGAGGAGAAGGAGCTGGTCAAGATGTACATGGAGTTACCTGGAGTTGAGAAAAGTGATATTCAGCTTAATCTAGTCAGCGGGTCTGTTGAAGTGAGAGCTAAGAACTTCTCCAAGACTGTGAATTTAGCGACCAGTAATGTTGATCTCGAGAAGGCTACTGCAAGCTACAAAAACGGCGTGCTTGAGGTGACGATTCCGAAGATTCAGAAAGCTGTTGGGGATAAGAAAAGGCGGACTATGAGGATTGAGTAG
- a CDS encoding winged helix-turn-helix domain-containing protein — translation MTVTHRDLVKEAKKILKEKGFADDEIYEEFWFKSYRVDAVGWSSKRKVAVACGYCGPKKRQDLERFFDEVICLPFKYQVQPVSAEPSTQMPSALTKLRLILVKDDNVIFEVPLSREEWSKEFSRNELGFVERDLQQFSKLFDALSHKNRLRMMKLLIEDEDLTMGFAEFIRDLNLNPKLVWESTRKLSESGLLKKSDNGRYRCSEFGEASFIMVSFVLRHLRDMFESVEGR, via the coding sequence ATGACGGTAACCCATAGGGACTTGGTAAAGGAGGCCAAAAAAATCTTAAAGGAAAAAGGCTTCGCAGATGATGAAATATATGAAGAATTTTGGTTCAAAAGTTACCGAGTCGACGCCGTCGGATGGAGCTCAAAACGCAAAGTTGCTGTAGCATGCGGTTACTGCGGTCCAAAAAAGAGACAGGATCTCGAAAGATTCTTTGATGAAGTAATCTGTCTTCCATTCAAATATCAAGTCCAGCCTGTCTCAGCTGAACCCTCCACCCAAATGCCTAGTGCTTTAACGAAGCTGAGGTTAATATTGGTTAAGGACGATAATGTCATCTTTGAAGTACCACTTTCAAGGGAAGAGTGGTCGAAAGAATTTTCAAGAAATGAATTGGGATTCGTAGAGCGAGATCTTCAACAATTTTCTAAACTCTTCGACGCATTGTCACATAAGAACAGGTTAAGGATGATGAAGCTTTTGATAGAAGATGAAGATCTGACGATGGGGTTTGCCGAGTTCATTCGCGATCTAAATCTTAACCCTAAATTAGTGTGGGAAAGCACACGGAAACTTAGTGAAAGCGGGCTTCTTAAAAAAAGCGATAACGGAAGGTATCGTTGCTCCGAATTTGGAGAAGCCAGTTTTATCATGGTTAGCTTCGTACTAAGGCATTTGCGAGATATGTTTGAAAGTGTTGAAGGGAGGTGA
- the amrS gene encoding AmmeMemoRadiSam system radical SAM enzyme: protein MPLHEAMLYEKLPKNRVHCYLCARHCKITEGQPGFCLVRKNEKGTLYSLNYAKACSACVDPITKKPLAHFHPGALVMSIATVGCNFRCRFCDNWMISQEKDTTGHHFPPEEVVKATRDNGCQGVSYTYTEPTIFFEYAYDTAKMVHGVGFFNTFVTNGYMTPEAVKTIAPYLDAATVDFKGAADPEFYKKFSSVPSTKPIFESLIEMKRNDIHIEITNLIVPKIGDSMDRIKELAVWVHDNLGVDTPLHLLRFHPSYKMTGQAVTPVVVLEEAYAIARKEVGLNYVYMGNVAGHRFENTYCPNCNELLIKRFSFEIVKWNLTKDMRCPACGYSIPIKGELHATRVAYPYALF from the coding sequence ATGCCCCTTCACGAAGCCATGCTGTACGAGAAACTGCCCAAAAACAGAGTGCACTGTTACCTATGCGCACGCCACTGCAAAATAACCGAAGGCCAACCAGGATTCTGCCTAGTTCGAAAAAACGAGAAAGGCACACTATACTCTCTAAACTACGCCAAAGCCTGCTCTGCATGCGTCGACCCCATAACCAAAAAACCTCTTGCTCATTTTCATCCAGGCGCACTAGTCATGTCAATAGCCACAGTAGGCTGCAACTTCCGCTGTCGATTCTGTGATAACTGGATGATAAGTCAAGAAAAAGACACCACTGGACACCATTTTCCGCCAGAAGAAGTAGTAAAGGCTACTCGAGATAATGGCTGCCAAGGAGTAAGTTACACATACACCGAACCCACAATATTCTTCGAGTATGCATATGACACAGCGAAGATGGTCCATGGCGTGGGCTTCTTCAACACTTTTGTCACAAATGGTTACATGACACCAGAAGCAGTGAAAACTATTGCTCCTTACTTGGACGCAGCAACTGTAGATTTCAAAGGGGCGGCAGACCCAGAATTTTACAAGAAATTTTCATCAGTACCCTCTACAAAGCCCATTTTCGAATCTTTGATAGAAATGAAGAGAAACGACATCCACATCGAAATCACCAACTTAATCGTGCCTAAAATCGGAGATTCGATGGATAGAATCAAAGAGTTGGCAGTATGGGTGCATGATAATTTGGGCGTGGATACACCCCTTCATCTTTTGAGGTTTCATCCAAGCTACAAGATGACTGGGCAAGCTGTGACTCCGGTGGTGGTTCTGGAAGAGGCATACGCCATTGCTCGAAAAGAAGTTGGTCTGAACTACGTTTATATGGGAAATGTGGCGGGGCATCGTTTTGAAAACACTTACTGTCCCAATTGTAATGAGTTGCTGATAAAACGTTTTAGCTTCGAGATAGTGAAATGGAACCTAACTAAGGACATGCGTTGTCCAGCATGCGGGTACAGCATACCAATAAAAGGAGAGCTACATGCAACCAGAGTTGCCTACCCATATGCCTTGTTCTAA
- a CDS encoding winged helix DNA-binding domain-containing protein encodes MGDVDSIPENVINSREEALGFINKYGIVTLFPIKGKPFPSLYRATKGNRQEKFDKAWGWADDSAMEKLIHYGKLVRKHVSLVSLELFPSLYRLCRRDDLSDLAEKTLNFLETHGSASTTVLRKSLGFWGKEKKSEFTKAVDELKLTFAIAIVGIKKAPRMTYTYDLIERWMPKSLFERAEKIDRAEAKAKVNAKRARLCDESLSKHTCPKYRRSP; translated from the coding sequence ATGGGGGATGTAGATTCGATACCGGAAAACGTCATAAACTCGCGAGAAGAGGCGTTGGGGTTCATCAACAAATACGGCATTGTCACGCTATTTCCCATAAAAGGCAAACCATTTCCCAGTCTTTACCGCGCCACGAAAGGGAATCGGCAAGAGAAGTTTGACAAGGCGTGGGGGTGGGCAGACGATTCAGCTATGGAGAAGTTGATTCATTATGGAAAGCTTGTTCGTAAACACGTTTCACTGGTTTCATTAGAGTTGTTTCCTTCACTTTACAGGCTTTGTAGAAGAGATGACTTGAGCGACCTCGCCGAGAAAACACTCAATTTTCTAGAAACGCACGGTTCAGCTTCGACTACTGTTTTGCGAAAAAGCCTCGGTTTCTGGGGAAAGGAAAAGAAGTCTGAGTTCACGAAAGCTGTTGATGAGTTGAAGCTAACTTTTGCTATTGCAATCGTTGGTATAAAGAAAGCACCGAGAATGACTTACACATATGATCTGATAGAGCGCTGGATGCCAAAGTCGTTGTTTGAAAGAGCCGAGAAAATAGATAGGGCAGAAGCCAAAGCGAAGGTGAATGCTAAGCGCGCGCGTCTTTGTGACGAAAGTCTTTCAAAACATACATGTCCCAAATATAGGCGGAGTCCATAG
- a CDS encoding radical SAM protein produces MWAILRPDAMAVLKDKNARASLARYFDVMQNDKAAKFIIARKLAAHFKDDSTAKLWKMHNQLLKEFRQLEKKLDSRLTSLEELETPPQSFLDLKIKIANRILESCHFCTRRCGVNRKEGKLGYCKCGTQIIVSTMFEHMGEEPELVPSGTIFTLGCTMRCRHCQNWTISQWMEPGEIYTPERLARVVGHLRNNGCRNANLVGGDPTPWLAQWLETFKHVKVNVPVVWNSNSYYSEETAKLLAGFADVYLLDFKYGTNECAKHISNAPHYLEACTRNHKYGKEHGELLIRLLVLPGHLDCCLSKILRWIIKSLGSTTRTNVMFQYRPEWRAHEIPELRRGLTEAERKKAVQLARKAGLTNFIT; encoded by the coding sequence ATGTGGGCGATTCTAAGACCAGATGCAATGGCTGTGTTAAAGGATAAGAATGCTCGTGCAAGCTTGGCTAGATACTTTGATGTCATGCAAAACGACAAAGCAGCCAAATTCATCATTGCCCGAAAACTCGCCGCCCACTTTAAAGATGACTCTACGGCAAAGCTATGGAAAATGCACAACCAACTGTTGAAGGAATTTCGTCAACTTGAGAAGAAACTCGACAGCCGCCTAACAAGCTTGGAAGAATTAGAAACGCCCCCACAATCTTTCTTGGACTTGAAAATTAAAATCGCAAACCGCATTTTAGAAAGCTGCCACTTCTGCACTAGACGATGCGGCGTGAACAGAAAGGAAGGTAAGTTGGGCTACTGCAAGTGCGGCACCCAAATCATAGTCTCCACGATGTTTGAGCACATGGGCGAAGAACCAGAACTCGTACCCTCTGGAACCATATTTACCCTTGGCTGCACGATGCGTTGCCGCCATTGCCAAAACTGGACAATATCCCAGTGGATGGAACCGGGAGAAATCTACACCCCTGAACGTCTCGCAAGAGTGGTGGGGCATCTGCGTAATAATGGTTGCAGAAACGCCAACTTAGTGGGCGGTGACCCAACGCCGTGGCTTGCTCAATGGCTTGAAACTTTCAAACATGTTAAGGTCAATGTGCCGGTTGTCTGGAACTCCAACTCTTATTACAGTGAAGAAACAGCCAAACTCCTAGCAGGATTTGCAGATGTTTATCTTCTCGACTTCAAGTATGGAACTAACGAGTGTGCCAAACACATATCTAATGCCCCACACTATTTGGAAGCTTGCACTCGCAATCATAAGTATGGAAAGGAACACGGCGAACTCCTCATCCGACTCCTGGTTTTACCCGGCCACCTAGACTGTTGCCTCAGTAAAATTTTAAGATGGATAATCAAAAGCCTTGGATCCACAACACGAACAAATGTTATGTTTCAATATAGACCTGAATGGCGTGCGCATGAAATTCCTGAGCTACGAAGAGGCTTAACAGAAGCTGAAAGGAAAAAAGCCGTCCAACTTGCTAGGAAGGCAGGGTTAACTAATTTTATAACTTGA